GTCAACTTCAGGGGTGGTAGATAAGCGCGGAATCGCAAAAATCCTCTCCCTACTTCATCATCTAAAATCCCTAAAAACGATTCGCACCATTTTTACTAAGCACGATGTAAAAGCTGTCATTAGTGTGGGTGGCTTTAGTGCTGCGCCTGCAAGTATAGGTGCGATAGTGTTTGGCAAGCCGTTGTTTATCCACGAGCAAAACGCCATAAAAGGCAGGCTAAACGCGCTTTTATCGCCATTTGCAAAGCGTGTCTTTAGCTCATTTGGAAAAAACCGTGTGCCCTATCCTATCAAATCTCAAGCCAGAGAAAAAGCAAGGGTGCGAACAGAGATAAAAACCATAGCTTTCATCGGTGGCTCACAAGGTGCACGCACGATAAACCACCTAGCTATAAGCCTAGCCCCTACGCTTTTATCGCTAGGATTTAGGATAATCCACCAATGCGGGCAAAACGAGCTAGAATCCACCAAAGCCAAATACGCAGAGATTGGGATTGGCACTTGCACACAAACAGAAGCGCATAGCGATGTGGATAACAAAAAGCTAGAGCTTTTTGGATTTAGCACGGATATTTTGTCTCACTTAGAAAGTGCTGATATTTGTATAGGTAGGGCGGGGGCTAGCTCTGTGTGGGAAAACGCTGCGCTAGGATTGCCTATGATATATGTGCCATATCCCT
This genomic stretch from Helicobacter macacae MIT 99-5501 harbors:
- a CDS encoding glycosyltransferase is translated as MALLITGGGTGGHLAIAQTLGEELAKRKGQNDSLVEVVYVGSISGQDKQWFEIDSPLGDSFLQSPNCASLRCMYDTPHSHSEEIAKSNTANARISSKNAKSDGADTKALDSHKKSIFSATYFLSTSGVVDKRGIAKILSLLHHLKSLKTIRTIFTKHDVKAVISVGGFSAAPASIGAIVFGKPLFIHEQNAIKGRLNALLSPFAKRVFSSFGKNRVPYPIKSQAREKARVRTEIKTIAFIGGSQGARTINHLAISLAPTLLSLGFRIIHQCGQNELESTKAKYAEIGIGTCTQTEAHSDVDNKKLELFGFSTDILSHLESADICIGRAGASSVWENAALGLPMIYVPYPYAASNHQVHNAEFFASKGLGLVLVESKNNTSQKDAQEKARKQAQKQAQIEAMKDRILEYIASFGSSEGKNALESISKSLISLAKQDGAKLIVDEILGELN